The Prionailurus bengalensis isolate Pbe53 chromosome B1, Fcat_Pben_1.1_paternal_pri, whole genome shotgun sequence genomic interval GTAGAACACTGGGAATGCTAATAgtacaacaaataaaataatagctaacatttatatagGGGTTCTTGTGGGGCTTCTAGCCCTTTGAATCAATTAACTCTTAATTTTCACATCGGTTGTCAGACAGGCaatattattatcccattttagagatgaagaaactaaggcacagagtgGTTATGCAACCTgtccaaagttacacagctagtaaggggtAGAGCTAATTCACCCAATTATTCTCTTTACAGAGGATGAACTCTTAACCAGATCATATCTATCTTGTGAGAATCATTTAATTCATCCATACAAGACACTTCGTATGCCAGGCATATTAAAATTTATCCAaaaattttcactattataataaattaagaaGGACACACATCAgtggcatgtgggtggctcagtaggttaagcgtccgactcttgatttcagctcaggtcatgatctcacagttgaggagatcgaaccctgcatcggactctgtctgtgctgatagcatggagactgcttaggattctctctctccctctctctctgcccctctcctgcttgcacgtACATGCTgttttttgctctctctcaaaaataaacaaataaacttaaaaaataataataatgggggcgcctgggtggctcggtcagttaagcatctgacttcggctcaggtcatgatctcacggtctgtgagtttgagccccgtgtcgggctctgtgctgacagctcagagcctggagcccgtttcagattctcctgttcatgctctgtctctgtctcaaaaataaataaacgtaaaaaagaaagaaagaaagaaagaaagaaagaaagaacgagcCAGAGGGAGCACGGAGataatgggaaaaatgggtgaaggggaatagGAAgtccaggcttccagttatggaatgactaGGCCACGGGGATAAAAAGCACAGTGTGGGGAATGTAGCCAATGGTGTTGTAATGATGTTGTACAGTGTCAGGGGGTAGCAGCACTTGGGGAGCACACAGCACAAGGGAGAGAGATGGTCAGTCACTCTGCCGAAATGAATGCAACTTTGGCCATCagctatattcaaataaaaaaaatgtaaaaaaaaaaagaaagctctgttTCTTATAAAACAATGATTAGAAGTCTGCCAAagtgtgaattttttattttcatattcgcAAGGTTGATTCCACCACAAAAATTGTAAGCAGACAGGATGTGAATGCAAATGTATACGAACATTCCAGGTTAACACATTTAACACCATAGAGAACCTATGTTATTATTAGGATTATTATTGAAAATACTGGAGTGTTTTTAATAGAGAGAATGTTAATGCTGTTCatcataaatttttttattctatagtaTTAAATGTATTCACTTTAAAGTAAGTAACCACAGCTTACAAGACTCACATTCtacaactttattattttttagggcTTGAAGgctgaaataaacattagaaaaacctTTCAAAATGCTTGGAGGCAAAGTATCCTAAGACGAAGACAATGAAAAACTCTATTAAGTCcctaaataaatcaacaaacatttattgagcaagtGCTCTATTCTGGGCTCTGTGTGATTTCTAATAACAATGGCCATTATGGAATCTATTAATCATCATGAGTATAGCTAGTCTCACACTCAAGTAGAGCAAGAGAGGTTAACACGCATGTgagtatttggaaagaaaattttaaataaaggaatgcAAAGCATAGTGCCATATTTAGCCAGGAGTTAGGGAACAAACCATATATTATATTTTGGCAGTAAGTTTGCTTACTGTTATCTTCTCTCTGTCATCTATGAACCAGCCTTCTCAGAATGTCATGCGACTTTTCGAGGCAGAATTGAACACATATCCAAAGTTCAATACAATATGAGTAGGTATTTTGGATAAATAAGGACTCCAGAAAGTCGAACCTTCAAACTCCTACTCTTCTTGGGAGATAGAAAGATTTGACACAAAGCGAACAGATTAAGCCATTGACCCACTACTTTCCAAAATTTTCTGGactattttcttgattttgggAGCTTCTGGGTCCAGGCAGACTTTGTTCCCGTTCTTCAGCGTGGCTCTGCAAGAGGGAATGGAATGATCTGTGAGTGCCCTGGCCTGACCCTCAGAAGCCATTCACCGGGCTGGATGGATTAAACTGCGTCGGtggggacagaagcagagagtttCCCTAATGCCCAATGAGGCAATGGTACAAAAACAGCGACTTACATCACTTCGACGTTGGCACAGTGGGGTCCTGCCCTGAGCACCTCCAAATTCTGGATGTTACTTGGGTGAATGCCAGAGACGGTTTTCATACACAGGCAGCGAAGTTCAACGAACGGCTCCACGTCTGCACGTTTAGCTAGGGTAGAAAGCGTGACTCTGTTAGTGGTCCCGATTCTTGCGGAGATCTTATCTAGTGGCTTGTTTCCTTAGCCCCTTATTTGTTAACTGTGCCGCTCTCCTAAAGTCGCTGCGTCTATGACCGTCCGATCTTTAGTAGAGTACCCTGGCAGAATGCCTTGGCACACGTGAAGTGCCCACTaagccttccctctcctcccGGAGGTACTGGTGTAACGGCCTCTCCAGCCCCAGGAGCGACCGTGCAGACTTTCCCCCAGGCCCTGCTGCAGCCGAAGCAGCCACAGCTGCAGAGAGGCAGGGACTCCACTCTCAGCGCTCCCGCAGTTTCTCTTACTTAACCCAGAGGGAACCAGCGTGCTCAGGAACAGCGACAGCAGTAGCAAGCCCTGTAGGACCGGAAGCCGGCTGGTGCTGGAGCAGGAGGAGGTAGGACGGAGGCCCATGGTGGAGACGTCTAAGCTGGAGTCGGTCCTGGAGGCCTCGGTGCCAGGGCGAATTGCTGCCTCCAAGTCTGCGGTCATGGTGTCTCATGCTCTCCCGATGCCTTTTATACAAGCCCCTCGAGGCCAGCAGGGAGAAAAAAGATAGGGAAGAAGGGATGGTGTGTGGAAATACATGTGGGAGGATGGGCAAGTTGTGCTCAACCCAGATAAACACCAGGCAGGTCGGGGTTCCTGCTCAATTTTATTTGTACTTCCCTTCACACTGTGCTCTccacaccccccttcccccattcttaGTACCCATATCCTTGACACGAATATAACCTTCCACGTAGGGAGGTAAGAACTAAACTGAAGTCTTACACAAATTTTCTTTGTGTATCTACATGATAACACCCTGCTTTTCTTATAAGGCAATTTCTAGGCTTAACAGACACTTTATGACTATCTGAGAGCATACATATATGGCCCTTTCCAGTTGCCAAAGAAAGCACATGTTCCTAACTCGGTTGTTGATAAATGTTAGGATTTGTTTGTAGTATGTGCATAAAGTAGGAGCCAATTACCGCCAAAGGCCCACTTTGCATATTAGTTTGTGGGTTGCTTTCTGTTTccagaatgtattatttttttctaatgtcatccagaaactagaagaaaagCGCCTCCTCCCTCGTGTTGTAAAATAAACTGCTTGTTGAGTCTACTCTAAAAAGCAACACCCagcatatttcctttttcttttatttttaatatttcagggAAGTAGGTAATATAATTCATTGTGAAAGGTTCATACACTGCAGATGTATGTGgaataaaacatgtaaatttCTCTTCATCATTATTCTATATCCTCACTCTCCAGTGGAAACCTTAGATAACAGTTTGATATTAGTTTTCTGTTCTGTctacatttatatacacacatatatgtatatagacagACACACGTCACTCGTAGAGAAACACATATATCGATAGAGGTAGACataaatttcttaatataaatgggatcattAGATGGTTTGCTTTTGCCCTTCAAAAATAcgccttcaggggcgcctgggtggcgcagtcggttaagcctccgacttcagccaggtcacgatcttgcggtccgtgagttctgaGCCcctctgatggctcagagcctggggcctgtttccgattctgtgtctccctctctctctgcccctcccccgttcatgctctgtctctctctgtcccaaaaaataaataaacgttgaaaaaaaaatacgcCTTCAGCATCCTTTCATGCTACCCCAAGGTCATCTTTCCCcatcctttttaatggctgcgTGACATTGTATGGCATGGGCAATCCTCAACCAACCTCTGTCTTATTGGTGACCTTGAGGGTGTTTCCAGGTTTTCAGTGTTACAAACTGCAACAAAATCTCTGTTCCGCAATTCTCAGAGCGCAATCATGAGTCTTGATCTCAAACCCTAGGTGATA includes:
- the LOC122478801 gene encoding platelet basic protein-like — encoded protein: MTADLEAAIRPGTEASRTDSSLDVSTMGLRPTSSCSSTSRLPVLQGLLLLSLFLSTLVPSGLTKRADVEPFVELRCLCMKTVSGIHPSNIQNLEVLRAGPHCANVEVIATLKNGNKVCLDPEAPKIKKIVQKILESSGSMA